A genomic region of Trifolium pratense cultivar HEN17-A07 linkage group LG3, ARS_RC_1.1, whole genome shotgun sequence contains the following coding sequences:
- the LOC123915516 gene encoding U3 small nucleolar ribonucleoprotein protein IMP3-like: MRKLKFHEAKLLKKVNFLVWKREGNHREAMVMRRYHITGRDDYKKYASLCRMVQKLVSEVKQMDPKDPFRVDMTDKLLEKLYNMGVIPTRQSITQCERLTVSSFCRRRLSTVLVKMKFAEHLKEAVTYIEQGHVRVGPDTITDPAFLVTRNMEDFITWVDSSKIKRKVLQYNDKLDDYDLLN; encoded by the exons ATGAGGAAGTTAAAGTTTCATGAGGCTAAGCTTTTGAAGAAGGTGAATTTTTTGGTATGGAAGAGAGAAGGGAATCACAGAGAGGCCATGGTTATGCGACGATACCATATTACCGGACGGGATGATTACAAAAA ATATGCAAGTCTATGCCGGATGGTTCAGAAGTTAGTAAGTGAAGTGAAACAGATGGACCCCAAAGATCCTTTTCGAGTTGATATGACCGATAAGCTTTTGGAAAAACT ttACAACATGGGTGTGATTCCAACCAGGCAAAGCATCACACAATGTGAACGCTTAACTGTGTCGTCCTTCTGCAG ACGGAGGCTTTCAACTGTTTTGGTGAAAATGAAATTTGCTGAGCATTTGAAGGAAGCTGTAACGTATATTGAGCAGGGGCATGTTCGAGTTGGTCCAGATACAATTACAGATCCAGCTTTCCTTGTTACTAGAAACATGGAAGACTTCATTACGTGGGTGGATTCATCAAAGATCAAGAGAAAGGTGCTTCAGTACAATGACAAGTTGGATGACTAtgatttattgaattaa